Proteins encoded by one window of Oenanthe melanoleuca isolate GR-GAL-2019-014 chromosome 20, OMel1.0, whole genome shotgun sequence:
- the LOC130261202 gene encoding uncharacterized protein LOC130261202, whose translation MDSDLLDLPLGVKIHVKPKSKTVFCRGKLGETLNGPCPSFNLDDPYIHHPAPPVQYNRLHDPHLRDYHKRKDILRMLKRQGVITSDNKVVCTLKEFNEYRNYLTRLKLQLEKILRQQEEGLLPLQEKLKDGPKLPGTSDTSCQEMQQPQPQKPSCPCPQKSKETPLKSGRLREKIASDKGQTCSRAELGTAADSQRKPDNTAQGLFKAVLEQLTAAEAQKLQELVEAVVHEVFGRLRVPRDYYVNFLRRAARKIRGIVFSSCVKTETPLDHRQEMEMLAKELVATVLESLGDHLEPKASEQTRAARWKEQPVDGRATLVEKSKEAEAASSDIARLDTCLDKLTRQVVKNVRCLLKSMVASQFEGDSSCKYTKILEFPKDKVSNRQMQPGISGACEGQSQEASTGVKLPALGPQLQEEGNGYAKTMEPENAAMLKEMVREMNPATSGNTLDIRTMANRIVQSLLDQIGQHGPAPTPRQKFPVPVPSPATSQGGEESCAAEDTLPSVDPQFSRQPVPLEGPQPPAQTGARRRSVNPQLV comes from the exons ATGGATTCCGACCTGCTGGACCTCCCACTCGGAGTCAAGATCCATGTGAAGCCCAAGTCCAAGACTGTCTTCTGCAGGGGAAAGCTGGGGGAAACG CTTAATGGGCCATGTCCTTCTTTCAATCTGGATGATCCCTACATCCACCACCCTGCACCACCAGTGCAGTACAACCGCCTGCATGACCCCCACCTTCGGGACTACCACAAGCGCAAGGACATCCTGCGGATGCTGAAGAGACAGGGAGTCATCACCAGTGACAACAAG GTGGTTTGCACTCTGAAGGAGTTCAACGAGTACAGGAACTACCTGACCAGGCTCAAGCTGCAGTTAGAGAAGATCTTGAGGCAGCAAGAG GAAGGGCTTCTGCCACTTCAGGAGAAATTAAAGGATGGTCCCAAACTGCCAGGAACCAGTGACACTTCCTGCCAGGAGATGCAGCAGCCGCAGCCTCAGAAACCCTCTTGCCCATGTCCACAGAAGAGCAAAGAGACCCCTCTGAAATCAGGGAGATTAAGAGAGAAAATAGCTTCAGACAAGGGCCAAacctgctccagagctgagctgggcactgctgctgacTCCCAGAGGAAGCCAGACAACACTGCTCAAGGCCTCTTTAAAGCTGTCCTTGAGCAGCTGACTGCAGCAGAAGCCCAGAAGCTCCAAGAGCTGGTTGAGGCTGTTGTGCATGAAGTCTTTGGGAGGCTCAGGGTCCCTCGAGATTACTATGTCAACTTTTTAAGGAGGGCTGCCCGGAAGATCAGAGGAATAGTTTTTAGCAGCTGTGTGAAAACAGAGACACCTCTAGACCATCGtcaagaaatggaaatgttggCCAAGGAGCTTGTAGCGACAGTGTTGGAGAGCTTGGGGGACCATCTGGAGCCCAAAGCTTCTGAGCAAACGAGGGCAGCCAGGTGGAAGGAGCAGCCTGTTGATGGAAGAGCCACCCTAGTGGAGAAATCCAAAGAAGCTGAAGCAGCCTCCTCAGACATAGCACGTTTAGACACCTGTCTTGACAAACTCACCAGACAAGTTGTTAAGAATGTTCGCTGCCTCTTGAAATCCATGGTAGCTTCTCAGTTTGAAGGAGACTCAAGCTGCAAGTACACCAAAATCCTGGAGTTTCCCAAGGATAAGGTTTCCAACAGACAGATGCAGCCAGGAATCTCTGGAGCATGTGAAGGACAGAGCCAGGAAGCAAGCACAGGAGTAAAGCTGCCTGCCCTAGGACCACAGCTCCAGGAAGAAGGGAATGGATATGCCAAAACCATGGAGCCTGAGAATGCTGCAATGCTGAAGGAAATGGTAAGAGAAATGAATCCAGCAACTTCAGGCAACACTTTGGACATAAGGACCATGGCAAATCGGATTGTTCAGTCTCTATTGGACCAGATTGGTCAGCATGGGCCTGCGCCAACCCCCAGACAGAAATTTCCAGTGCCTGTCCCAAGCCCAGCCACATCCCAAGGCggagaggagagctgtgctgctgaggacaCTCTCCCCTCCGTGGACCCGCAGTTTTCCCGACAGCCCGTCCCTCTGGAGGgtccccagccccctgcccagACCGGAGCACGGCGCAGATCAGTGAACCCACAGCTCGTCTGA